The proteins below are encoded in one region of Lytechinus pictus isolate F3 Inbred chromosome 11, Lp3.0, whole genome shotgun sequence:
- the LOC129271078 gene encoding ribosome production factor 1-like: MEEQNAEPEPQMPKRTLAHIKNKQRRQELFRKMQIEKRKEKLKEKKKKKREDEKAGDKAPPKKVPKTIENMRVFDETMVNPEDEEVTYDEATDEMAPYFNRETMPKVLITTSDKAAWTTRRLCKELSSCIPNSEVHHRRHLPLKRIIKRAQEKDFTDLIVINNDRGKANGLVMSHFPDGPTCHFKLSNVKLRQDIKRCGKPTDHQPELILNNFNTRLGHTVGRQIAALFPHDPNFVGRRVVTFHNQRDFIFFRHHRYVFKDNKKVGLQELGPRFTLKLRSVQKGTFDSKFGEYEWVHKRHEMDTSRRKFHL; this comes from the exons ATGGAAGAACAAAATGCCGAACCGGAGCCTCAAATGCCTAAAAGGACGCTTGCCCATATCAAAAATAAGCAGCGGAGACAAGAATTATTCAGAAAGATGCAGATTGAGAAGCGGAAG GAAAAactgaaggaaaagaaaaagaagaagagggaagATGAGAAAGCAGGTGACAAG GCACCGCCCAAGAAGGTTCCCAAGACGATTGAAAACATGAGAGTGTTTGATGAGACCATGGTAAACCCAGAAGATGAAGAG GTAACCTATGATGAAGCGACAGATGAAATGGCTCCATACTTCAACCGAGAAACAATGCCTAAGGTTCTCATCACCACTTCAGATAAAGCTGCATGG ACTACCAGGAGATTATGTAAGGAGCTGAGTAGCTGTATACCTAATTCAGAAGTGCACCATCGAAGACATCTACCGCTGAAGAGAATCATCAAGAGGGCACAGGAGAAAGATTTCACAGATCTCATCGTCATCAACAATGACAGGGGCAAAGCCA ATGGTTTGGTGATGAGTCATTTTCCTGATGGACCTACCTGTCATTTTAAGCTGTCCAACGTCAAACTCAGACAAGATATAAAG CGTTGTGGAAAGCCGACAGATCATCAACCAGAACTGATCCTTAATAACTTCAACACGCGCCTTGGTCATACCGTTGGCCGACAGATCGCTGCCCTCTTTCCTCATGATCCAAACTTTGTTGGACGAAGGGTCGTTACTTTCCATAATCAGAGAGATTTTATATTCTTCAGACATCACAG ATATGTTTTCAAAGACAACAAGAAAGTAGGCTTACAAGAGCTAGGTCCTCGGTTCACTCTCAAGCTTAGATCAGTACAGAAAGGAACGTTTGACTCCAAGTTTGGTGAATATGAATGGGTGCATAAG AGGCACGAAATGGACACAAGCAGGAGGAAATTCCATCTTTGA